A segment of the Leptolyngbya sp. NIES-3755 genome:
GGAATTCGTTCCGCTCACGATCCACTCCTCGATCGAAGCCTTTAAAACCTATTCCAATTCTGAAGGCGGACGCTGGATCGGTTTCAGCGCCAAAGCAACTCAGAATTTTACCCAAATCGAATATCACGATAATGACTGGCTCTTATTCGGCAGCGAAACCGACGGACTCCCGGAAGACGTAATGCAAATTTGTCCCATTCTTGCCTACATCCCCATCACTCAGCCTAAAGTTCGCGGCTACAATCTCTCGGTTAGCGCAGCACTCGGACTGTTTGAAGCACGTCGCCAACTCGGATACCTTAGCTAGATATCTATATATATAGACATCTGGAAATGAAACCACGATCGACGTTTTATTCCGCCTTTTAACGCACGATCGTGGTTCATTCATGAATGAGCAAGATGCAAATTCGATATCAGAAATTAGTGATTTGGAACACTAAATCTCAGATTTTCGATAAGAAATCCGTATCAAAAAATCCATCCTTCGCGCCCGTAATTTTGCGGATTTTCTATCAAATCAATTTAAGCGATCAGGATGTAAATCAGCACTTCAACGCTTTGTCCACCAGGGACTTCAGCAATTCATATCAGAGCGCTAAGAAAAGCAAATCGAAATTGCCTGCATGAAATTACGGTTGAGCGATGGTATGGTTTACATTAACTTCTTGTCATCAAATACGGACAGGAAACATCTTGACTAAAATCTTCAATTTGTTCTAAAAGATTTCAGTCAGATCTATCCACAAGGATTACCCTGTTCACAGTCGTGAAACCGCAAATGAATCCCATGAATTGTTCGACTCATCGCCGGATTGCAAAGATTTTCAAAATCTGGTTCAACCCTGTGGTGACTTACAATTCAGCCGATCCAATCTGCCTTCGCGAGTTGACAGTCACTCAGACAATCTGCTATCGATTCTTTCGGATGGATACGGAAAGGCTGAGCCAGTTTTCCAAAAGTTGGAAAGTAGGGTAGTCTTGCTTGGGGATCATCGCTGACTTAACGTTAAATTGTCTGATTAAAACTTATTCGAGTGACTGGCACCAAGTTTCGGACTCGATGACAGTTAAATGCTGCACACTTTAGGAGGTCGTTTTTTTGAAACGAACAGTTCCGCAAGACCCAAATTCTGTTCCTTACAGCGTACTCGACTCTGAGAGTACGGAGGAGCACCCCCGGCAGATCACACCAGAGGGAAGTCGAACCGTTCGCACCTCTGCTGCCATGCTTGGAATCGCATTTTCAGTCGGCGCTTATGGCTTAGCCGCTCCTCAGCAAGCGGAAGCCGCCCCCACTGAACCCGCGACATCTGACCTCACTCCCAGTACCACGACTTCAGCGGATGCACCCAAGGGGTCTGAACCTGCCGCCGCTGTCCCGACTGTCACTCATGCAGTTCAGGAAGGTCAAACCCTCTGGAAGATTGCAGAACTCTATGGCATCGATGTAGCAAAGCTGGCGAACCTGAACGGGTTGCAGACCACCAGCGTTCTCTCGGTCGGTCAAGTCTTGCAAGTCCCTGCGACGAACCGAACTGCGATTAGCGGTGTGCCGATTCAGTCGCTGCCCAATCTCAAAGCGGTTCCGGTCATCCCCCCGCAGGCGAACAAGCCGGAAACTGTTCCTTCAGTGGTCGTGACGCGGAAGCAATCCGCCCTAGAAGGACTCAGACAGAATCGCGATCGATTGAAGCAAAGTTTGGCGGAGTTGAAGTCTGAGGAGTCTGCGAAAACTGAATCGACCCCTGTGCAGGTTGCGACCTTGCCCCAGTCGAATACGCCGAGCTTGACAACTTATCGAGTGAATCCAGGTGAAACCCTGTCCTCGATCGCTCAAGCACACGGTATCTCAGCCCGTGAACTGGCAGAACTCAATCAGCTTAGCAACCCGAATTTGGTGCAAGCGAATCAGTTCATCAAAGTTCCTCAAAAAATTGCTCAGGCACTTCCTCAACCTGTGGCAGCTTCTGAACCTCAAGCGTCAACCCCGACGGATGTTCAAGTGCCCACCGTTCCGAGCCTTGCCTCGACTCAAAATCCGGTCACTCCAAATGCACCGTTGGCGATCGGTGGCGATGCTCGTCAATTTGCCTTCTCGAACCCTGCTCGGAATCGCCCTTCGGAATCGCGATCGACAGAGGTTCGTCGCAGTGATGACCAATATGTGAATACGCTGCTGTCGGAAATTTCGCGTCTGCGGGAACGGTATCAGTCTTCTCGATCGACCCCTCGCGAGGCTCCCAAAGTTTCAGCCACTGAAACTCCCACTCCTTCGCGTCGCGTCAATCCGCAGTTCAGACCGACTTCTCCCGTGGCTGCTCTCCGCACCGAAAGCCGAAGTGTTCCAACCGCTGCGGGTCAGACTCGATTAGAGCGGATGCTGGCAGATGCCCCGAAACCGAAAACGCAAGTGGTCGCGGCGGCTCCAGCGGGATCTGAATCGTATGCACCGATTCTGCGTTCTCCAGTCGGTAAAACGGTCTCTCCGAATCTACCTTCTCTCGGTCGTCCCGATTCCTACATGCCAGGACAACGCTTCAACGGCTATATTTGGCCCGCGAAAGGTGTTCTAACTTCTCCCTACGGTTGGCGTTGGGGACGGATGCACCGAGGGATTGACATTGCGGCTCCAGTCGGAACCCCGATTATGGCAGCGGCTCCTGGTAAAGTCGTGACCGCAGGCTGGAACGATGGTGGCTATGGCAACCTCGTCGAAGTCAAACATGCAGATGGCAGTGTGACGCTCTACGCTCACAACAGTCGCATTTTGGTTCGAGTCGGTCAGCAGGTTCGTCAGGGTCAACAGATTGCTGAGATGGGTAGCACCGGATTTAGTACCGGACCGCACTCGCACTTTGAGGTACACCTACCGGGTCGAGGTGCTGTGAACCCGATGGCGCTCTTGCCTCAATCTCGTAGCTAATCGATTTAAAGTGGGGAAGGTGTTTCATCTTCCTCATTTTTTTGTGCGATCGCTTTATTCGCGTTCTCACTTGTGGTACTCTTAGTTCATACGGCTCAGTAGCTCAGTGGTTAGAGCAGGGGACTCATAAGCCCAAGGTCGCAAGTTCAAATCTCGCCTGAGCCATAAGGGAAATCAAGATACAGTAGGGGTTTTGAGGAATTCCTGCTGTTTTGCGTTGGGTCATGTTGGCTCAGTTTGGGCTAGAAATTGGGGTAAATTTGGGGTAAAACGTTTGAGTATGAATGTTCCTGTTTAGGAGACACATGAATGTACTCAAACAACCCGTCACGACGCGCTTTCAAAGGTTCAGATCAAAGTTTCAAACGATCGCATTCAACTTGTCTTTTCGGTGGCTAGCAAACGTCACTACCTCTCCACTGGACTTGCGGATACTCCTAGTAATCGCAAAATGGCAGAACGCAAGGCAGCGATGATCGAAGATGACATTTTCAAGGACAGATTTGATCCAACGCTGGAAAAATATAAGCCACAATCGGCTCTCAGCACCGTTACCCCAAGTTTTACCCCAAGTGCGCCGCCAAAAACTTCGCTGATCGAGTTGTGGGAGCAGTACACCGAGTTTCAAAGCGCTCATCTCGAAGAAACGACGATCATTCGGGATTATGGCAAAGTCGAGAAGCGTCTTCGCAAAATGCCTAAGCCGAACCTTGAGGATGCAATTGCGATCCAGACTTATCTGCTCAAGAATTACGCGGCAGAAACGGCAAAGCGTACCCTGAAGCAACTGAGTGCTTGCTGCGAATGGGCAATGCGGAAGAAGCTGGTGTCTGACAATCCGTTCAAGGAGCTTGCGAAAGAAATTCGGACAAAAAAGAAGAGTCGGGTGTCGCGCAAGCCGTTCTCTCGGACTTGTGTTCCAGCCATCATCTCAGCTTTTGAGAATGACACTTATTCCTCGAAGTTCTCTCCGATTCGGCATTCTTTCTATGCGCCGTATGTCAAATTTCTGTTTCACACAGGATGCCGACCCGAAGAAGCGATCGCACTGAAATGGAAGCACATTGAGAAGAATCGTATTCACTTCTGTGAAGCAGTCGCTACAGATGTGAGAATTCGTAAGTCTACTAAGACACATGAACCACGCTACTTCCCGATCAATGCAGAATTGCAGCGCATTCTAGATGCGATTAGACCGCAAGATTGCAGTCCAAATGACTTGGTGTTTCCAGCCAGAAACGGGAAAGAACTGGATACGCACAACTTCTTGAATCGCGTCTGGAAACCTGTAGTCAAGCAGTTAGTGACAGCAGGCAAGGTAAAAGAATACTTGCCTCAGTACAACTGTCGTCACACATTCATTACTCTGTGCTTAGAAGATGGAATTTCTTCGCGTCGGGTCGCTGAATGGTGTGGGTACGTCTGTTGCAGTAATCGAAGAGCATTACGCAGGGACAATCAACCTTCAGGGGGTGACAACGGGCTTGAAAGGTAGCAGCGATGCCGGATAGCAGCGATAAGCTCAGAAAAAAAGGAGTGAAACCAATCGATTCACTCCTACATTGTTAAAAATGTTGCCTATATTCTATCAATCCTGTTTGAAATCGCAACTCTCGGCTGCTCAATTCATCACGCTCGAAATCCTTGTCGAACTGTTGCAGCAAGAACGCAGAATTACGATTGAACGACTTGCAACGCTATTTCCCCAACCGATTCTATTTGAGAGTAGACGGCGCAATCTGCAACGATTCCTGAGTTTGCCCCAGATGACACCGGAAGCGTTATGGTTTCCCATCGCTAAGCAGTGGATTAAGCAACACATTCCGCGTGGACAAACCTTACAGATTGCACTTGACCGAACGCAATGGGATAAACATAACCTGATGATGGTCAGTTTTATTTATCAGAACCGAGCCATCCCGTTGTATTGGATATGGCTCGATAAACAAGGACAGAGTTCTCTCAAGGATCAACAAAAAGTGTTGCGCCCTGTATTTCAATTGTTGAAAAAACGTCGCTTTGTCTTATTAGGAGACCGAGAATTCCACAGTATCGAACTCGCTGCTTGGTGTGTGCAGAACCGAGTCTCGTTCGTGTTTCGTTTACCGAAGAGTACGACTGTTCAACCAGAGACAGGTGCAAGCTTTTCGCGCCTTGATCACCTGCCGCAAGTTCCCGGTGCTGCCGAACAATATCTGCAAATCCAAGTGACACAAAAACGCGGGTTCGGCAGACATAATCTGGTGATTTATCAGAAACGCGCTTATGCTCGATCCACAACGCCTGAGGTGTGGTACTTGCTCACCAATCTCACTGATGTCAATCAAGTGCTGTTTCACTACGATTTCAGGTTCTGCATCGAGCCAGGATTTAAGGACTTGAAATCCGGTGGCTACCACCTCGAAGATTGCCATGCTGATCCACGTCGATTTACCGCTCTACTCGTACTCATGACCCTCGCCTATTCACTCGCTTCAATCCAGGGACATCGCATTCGCAAAAAACAAGTGCAGCGCTATGTCGGTCGAGTCAAAGAACCCAAACGCACTCAAAATCGCCACAGCCAATTTTGGATCGGCTTGTATGGAAGTTTATGGATTGGCAGTCTCAATTTGTGGTCAACCTTGGCGCATCAACTCATGGCACTCAAACCCCAAAAACGCACCTTTTTCCAGCGAGGTCTGAACGCCATTTCCTTGATCCAGTCTGCTTTGTAGCTTCGTTGTCACCCCCTGAAGTCGATCTCACCCGAAACACATCCCCTTCAGCAAATTCCTCGGATTTCGGCACTTGTACGATCGCTAAAATAAAACTCTCCGGTCGGTTCAGTCCAGCCAGCACCTCATTCCGCGTCACAGTAATCGTTTCAGCCCCTTCAATTCGCCCTTTCACCTCAATCAAGCGCAAGTGCTGCGAGTTCGGCACCCGCGACTCAATATCCCATCCGCATTTCTGGGAACTCACATCAATCGGCTCATGCCCCAATCGTCGTTCTGCTTCCATCACTGCCTGCATTGCCATCTGCTCCACACGCTTCGTCTCCCGTGCAAACAAAGCAGGTTGAGACTGTCGTTTCCCCTGTAACCGCAACAACAACCCAATCGGCACCACCAACGCCCCGCCCACGACCAAAGGAGTTGCCGGAGAAATCTGCCGTTCCTGTTGCAGTTCCGCCATCCGCCGAGTCAGCCGGGACTGCAATTCATCCGCCCGCTGCTGCGCTAAAGCTGAGTTGAGCTTTGCATTTGGCTTGCCTGCTCGTTCATCCAAGCGCAATTTCTCCGCCCGCCCATCCCAGTAGACAATTTCTTTGGTCAGCCGTTCCTTCACGGCTGCGATCGTTCGGTCAATCAAAGCCTCTTTCTGCTGCTTCACTTCCTCCAGATGCGCGGGCACAAGCTGGGTTACCGCATAACGTTTTGCCTGAGCCTCAAAATCCTCCCCTGAAAGCTGCTCCAGAATTTCGGGAATCAATGCCTGTTCTGTTTCATTCAAAGGGCGATAGTCCAAGTAAGGCGCATATCCAGCATGAATTGCTCGATCGCCTACTAACTCCACAAACTGCATTCGCTGTGAAATGATGCGGCGCTTTCCATTCGGATCGATTCGAGCATCTTGAATCGCATGTTCCAAGTAGACCAGCGATCGCACCTCTTCCTCTGGATCATTCTCATCGACCAGAATTGCACCTTGCTTTAGCAAATCCCGATACCGCTGCAAAATCAAATGAATTGTTGCATCCAGCAAAGGATGACTAGGACAGATAAACGCAGCAGGCGGTTTCCCCGGAACATTGATCTTTTCTTTATAGTCCTGAAGCGGCACAAGCGGAAATGCTGAGGCGACGGACTGAAACAGCGGAGAGTGCAGGTTAATTGGGACAGACTCACGATCGTCCATCATTGTGATGACGCAACATGACTGACTACAGATTATGTTCTGATCTTCAGCAGTCGTTGAAGTTTAGGTATGCTGCGATCGTCTCTCCTTGAACACAATTAGTAAAGGCACTTGTGAAACCTGAATTTGTTCTGAATGGGTATTGCACCACCACTCTCGAAGCGTTCTACAGCGAGATTAGTCAGGTGCTGTTGGCAGGACAGCCTTGGGGCGAAAGT
Coding sequences within it:
- a CDS encoding putative rRNA methylase, group 2 (similar to AA sequence:cyanobase_aa:LBDG_27100) codes for the protein MPKVVLVHPQIPPNTGNIARTCAATCTELHLVAPLGFEISDRYLKRAGLDYWEFVPLTIHSSIEAFKTYSNSEGGRWIGFSAKATQNFTQIEYHDNDWLLFGSETDGLPEDVMQICPILAYIPITQPKVRGYNLSVSAALGLFEARRQLGYLS
- a CDS encoding peptidase M23 (similar to AA sequence:cyanobase_aa:LBDG_27110); this encodes MKRTVPQDPNSVPYSVLDSESTEEHPRQITPEGSRTVRTSAAMLGIAFSVGAYGLAAPQQAEAAPTEPATSDLTPSTTTSADAPKGSEPAAAVPTVTHAVQEGQTLWKIAELYGIDVAKLANLNGLQTTSVLSVGQVLQVPATNRTAISGVPIQSLPNLKAVPVIPPQANKPETVPSVVVTRKQSALEGLRQNRDRLKQSLAELKSEESAKTESTPVQVATLPQSNTPSLTTYRVNPGETLSSIAQAHGISARELAELNQLSNPNLVQANQFIKVPQKIAQALPQPVAASEPQASTPTDVQVPTVPSLASTQNPVTPNAPLAIGGDARQFAFSNPARNRPSESRSTEVRRSDDQYVNTLLSEISRLRERYQSSRSTPREAPKVSATETPTPSRRVNPQFRPTSPVAALRTESRSVPTAAGQTRLERMLADAPKPKTQVVAAAPAGSESYAPILRSPVGKTVSPNLPSLGRPDSYMPGQRFNGYIWPAKGVLTSPYGWRWGRMHRGIDIAAPVGTPIMAAAPGKVVTAGWNDGGYGNLVEVKHADGSVTLYAHNSRILVRVGQQVRQGQQIAEMGSTGFSTGPHSHFEVHLPGRGAVNPMALLPQSRS
- a CDS encoding hypothetical protein (similar to AA sequence:cyanobase_aa:cce_0721) → MASKRHYLSTGLADTPSNRKMAERKAAMIEDDIFKDRFDPTLEKYKPQSALSTVTPSFTPSAPPKTSLIELWEQYTEFQSAHLEETTIIRDYGKVEKRLRKMPKPNLEDAIAIQTYLLKNYAAETAKRTLKQLSACCEWAMRKKLVSDNPFKELAKEIRTKKKSRVSRKPFSRTCVPAIISAFENDTYSSKFSPIRHSFYAPYVKFLFHTGCRPEEAIALKWKHIEKNRIHFCEAVATDVRIRKSTKTHEPRYFPINAELQRILDAIRPQDCSPNDLVFPARNGKELDTHNFLNRVWKPVVKQLVTAGKVKEYLPQYNCRHTFITLCLEDGISSRRVAEWCGYVCCSNRRALRRDNQPSGGDNGLER
- a CDS encoding transposase (similar to AA sequence:cyanobase_aa:LBDG_56430), which gives rise to MLPIFYQSCLKSQLSAAQFITLEILVELLQQERRITIERLATLFPQPILFESRRRNLQRFLSLPQMTPEALWFPIAKQWIKQHIPRGQTLQIALDRTQWDKHNLMMVSFIYQNRAIPLYWIWLDKQGQSSLKDQQKVLRPVFQLLKKRRFVLLGDREFHSIELAAWCVQNRVSFVFRLPKSTTVQPETGASFSRLDHLPQVPGAAEQYLQIQVTQKRGFGRHNLVIYQKRAYARSTTPEVWYLLTNLTDVNQVLFHYDFRFCIEPGFKDLKSGGYHLEDCHADPRRFTALLVLMTLAYSLASIQGHRIRKKQVQRYVGRVKEPKRTQNRHSQFWIGLYGSLWIGSLNLWSTLAHQLMALKPQKRTFFQRGLNAISLIQSAL
- a CDS encoding helicase domain protein (similar to AA sequence:cyanobase_aa:Cyan7425_2099), which translates into the protein MMDDRESVPINLHSPLFQSVASAFPLVPLQDYKEKINVPGKPPAAFICPSHPLLDATIHLILQRYRDLLKQGAILVDENDPEEEVRSLVYLEHAIQDARIDPNGKRRIISQRMQFVELVGDRAIHAGYAPYLDYRPLNETEQALIPEILEQLSGEDFEAQAKRYAVTQLVPAHLEEVKQQKEALIDRTIAAVKERLTKEIVYWDGRAEKLRLDERAGKPNAKLNSALAQQRADELQSRLTRRMAELQQERQISPATPLVVGGALVVPIGLLLRLQGKRQSQPALFARETKRVEQMAMQAVMEAERRLGHEPIDVSSQKCGWDIESRVPNSQHLRLIEVKGRIEGAETITVTRNEVLAGLNRPESFILAIVQVPKSEEFAEGDVFRVRSTSGGDNEATKQTGSRKWRSDLAGKRCVFGV